One genomic region from Candidatus Tisiphia endosymbiont of Dioctria linearis encodes:
- a CDS encoding DUF2610 domain-containing protein, with product MKKFTVNCDFGGQMAPFTIYVGQPEPGHHPLHFQDDWLSKQRGGKIPAEVMDAITKLQELANKNNVLLEELCVYALGSAQEEDDRTEKNEESESSNDQSDSNNDISDDI from the coding sequence ATGAAGAAATTTACTGTTAATTGTGATTTTGGTGGGCAAATGGCACCGTTTACCATATATGTAGGGCAACCTGAGCCGGGACATCATCCTTTGCATTTTCAGGATGACTGGTTATCAAAGCAACGTGGTGGAAAAATACCAGCAGAGGTCATGGATGCAATTACTAAACTACAAGAACTGGCTAATAAGAATAATGTATTACTTGAAGAATTATGTGTGTATGCTCTTGGGTCAGCACAAGAAGAGGATGATAGAACTGAAAAAAATGAAGAATCAGAAAGTAGTAATGACCAATCAGATAGTAATAATGATATTAGCGATGATATATGA
- a CDS encoding diacylglycerol/polyprenol kinase family protein — protein MQTKIFKFEIQRKTFHVYSLTIPLFYLFSSKLVVTTLLFLLTACVLYIDTARHYNLYVKKFTDRFLRKFMRPEERSGSFRLSGGSFMAIGFFLTALLFSKGLAISSWLILIIADCLAALVGTKIGKPLENGKSLEGSIAFLTSAIFISMLVYFFIGYHTSFTVIIISSVITTIGEFYAKDLLINDNLLVPLTYCFSTIIFTFILGL, from the coding sequence ATGCAAACTAAAATATTTAAATTTGAGATACAACGTAAGACTTTCCATGTATATAGCTTAACTATACCACTTTTTTATTTATTTTCATCTAAATTAGTTGTTACTACACTATTATTTTTACTTACCGCCTGTGTATTATATATAGATACTGCCAGGCACTACAATTTATATGTTAAGAAATTTACAGATAGATTTCTTAGAAAGTTTATGAGACCCGAGGAACGGAGCGGTTCATTCAGACTAAGTGGTGGTAGTTTTATGGCAATTGGATTTTTTTTGACAGCTCTGTTATTTTCAAAAGGTTTAGCGATTTCGTCTTGGTTGATATTGATAATAGCTGATTGTCTTGCTGCGTTAGTTGGTACCAAAATAGGTAAGCCTTTAGAAAATGGTAAATCATTGGAAGGTTCTATTGCCTTTCTAACTTCTGCAATTTTTATCAGCATGTTAGTGTATTTTTTCATTGGCTATCATACTAGTTTTACTGTTATCATCATTAGTTCCGTAATTACTACTATTGGTGAATTTTATGCAAAAGATTTATTGATCAATGATAATTTATTAGTACCTCTTACTTACTGTTTTTCTACAATTATATTCACCTTTATTTTAGGTTTATGA
- the greA gene encoding transcription elongation factor GreA, giving the protein MMTKFPITHKGFDSLEKEIKRLKHVERPKVIEAIATARDFGDLSENAEYHAAREKQSFIEGRILYLEDKMARAEIIDTSKLSGDSIKFGATVKLIDDETEEVVVYHIVGEYEADITKKRVSIVSPIAKALIGKGVGDVVEVTTPKGSKSYEVLEVTYQELVDI; this is encoded by the coding sequence ATTATGACAAAATTTCCTATTACACATAAAGGGTTCGATAGTCTAGAAAAAGAAATCAAGCGCCTTAAACATGTAGAAAGACCAAAAGTAATTGAGGCTATAGCAACAGCTAGAGATTTTGGAGATTTATCTGAGAATGCAGAATATCATGCAGCAAGGGAAAAACAAAGTTTTATTGAAGGTCGTATTTTATATCTTGAAGATAAAATGGCAAGGGCGGAAATTATTGATACCTCAAAGCTCTCAGGTGACAGCATAAAATTTGGTGCTACAGTTAAGTTGATCGATGACGAAACAGAAGAAGTAGTTGTGTACCATATTGTTGGAGAATATGAAGCAGATATAACTAAAAAGAGAGTATCGATAGTATCGCCAATTGCTAAGGCTCTCATAGGTAAAGGAGTTGGAGATGTAGTAGAAGTGACAACTCCTAAAGGTTCAAAATCTTATGAGGTTTTGGAAGTAACCTATCAAGAACTAGTAGATATTTGA
- the efp gene encoding elongation factor P, whose protein sequence is MKISANAIRAGNIIVYNNELWVVHKTPEHTKPGKGGAYVQVEMKNFKTGTKLNERFNSSDYVEKAQLDTKDLQFLYFEEDNLVLMDNETFEQILINKSILGESLPFLEDNMVLKVQFYEEKALSVELPQTVIAEIMQTDPVIKGAMVTSSYKPAILTNGVKVMVPPYLVVGEKIVVRIEDISFVERAK, encoded by the coding sequence ATGAAAATTTCAGCAAATGCTATTAGAGCTGGCAACATTATAGTGTATAATAATGAGTTATGGGTAGTGCATAAAACTCCTGAACATACTAAACCTGGTAAAGGTGGGGCTTATGTACAAGTAGAGATGAAAAATTTTAAAACTGGTACAAAGCTTAATGAGCGGTTTAATTCATCTGATTATGTTGAAAAAGCACAACTTGATACCAAAGATTTACAATTCCTATATTTTGAGGAAGATAATCTAGTGTTAATGGATAATGAGACCTTTGAGCAAATTTTAATTAATAAGTCAATTCTTGGCGAAAGTTTGCCATTTCTTGAAGATAATATGGTATTAAAGGTACAGTTTTATGAGGAAAAAGCTTTAAGTGTTGAATTACCACAAACCGTTATTGCTGAAATTATGCAAACTGATCCCGTAATTAAGGGGGCTATGGTCACATCTTCTTACAAACCGGCAATTTTAACTAATGGAGTAAAGGTAATGGTTCCACCTTACTTAGTGGTAGGTGAGAAAATAGTGGTGAGAATTGAAGATATTAGCTTTGTTGAAAGAGCTAAGTAA
- the rpe gene encoding ribulose-phosphate 3-epimerase produces MKIIKIAPSLLSADFANLQKEISSLEKAGADMIHIDVMDGHFVPNLTFGYPIIKSLRAHTTLPFDVHLMINNPEYSIKDYANSGADIITIHPETTIHLDRTLDIIQNLGVKVGVALLPSTNPNYIDYIIDKLDLILVMTVNPGFSGQKFIENQLEKIKIISEKIKNSGKNILLSVDGGINDVTGKNCIKAGADLLVSGNFIFQSKNYQKQIDLLKY; encoded by the coding sequence GTGAAAATAATTAAGATTGCTCCTTCGTTACTATCAGCAGATTTTGCTAATTTACAAAAAGAAATTAGTTCTTTGGAAAAAGCTGGTGCTGATATGATTCATATAGACGTTATGGATGGACATTTTGTACCTAATTTAACATTTGGATATCCTATAATAAAATCCTTGAGAGCTCATACTACATTACCATTTGATGTACATTTAATGATTAATAACCCAGAATATTCAATTAAAGATTATGCGAATAGTGGAGCAGATATTATCACTATCCACCCTGAAACAACTATTCATCTTGACAGAACTTTAGATATTATTCAAAATTTAGGAGTAAAAGTGGGAGTGGCACTACTTCCTTCCACTAATCCAAATTATATAGATTATATTATTGATAAATTGGATTTGATACTAGTAATGACTGTAAACCCTGGATTTTCTGGTCAAAAATTTATAGAAAATCAGTTAGAAAAAATTAAAATTATTTCAGAAAAAATTAAAAATTCCGGCAAAAATATATTGCTTTCTGTTGATGGAGGAATAAATGATGTTACCGGCAAAAATTGTATCAAAGCAGGAGCTGATCTTTTAGTATCAGGTAACTTTATTTTTCAATCAAAAAATTATCAAAAACAAATAGATTTACTAAAATATTAG
- the rpoD gene encoding RNA polymerase sigma factor RpoD has protein sequence MTEVKKNIDEKGEAVDNLVKSAKAKGKAVTYYDINKVIPITNNISVNDLEKVISKFSEAGVDIIEGDEDEIKLDINVDEEFKLSNNVDNEPEDDSEEENIGSTDDPVRLYLRDMGGVGLFSREAEIEVAQDIEEGKEIMVKSLCENPISMKFFIKWHEDLANEKILLRDLIDLEANMVHEYCSNSEENHNNDLESDNEEHEEASNLSIATIELQLLPAVIKRMEKIAKLSEELLVEAKKHYARYPQPKGLQDNKKYAKNLHLIIVEISGIHFHSKRTEEILNRIYSLNRELVNKEGNFLKLAEKYGVTRQSFLSEYMGAVIDENWKRQMQKNKNANWRNFLAKESDVTDQMISELRSMEMISGLPIIEFKKLVHTIQKGERQVLRAKKAMIEANLRLVISIAKKYANRGLQFLDLIQEGNIGLMKAVDKFEYRRGYKFSTYATWWIRQAITRAIADQARTIRIPVHMIETINKIIRTSRQMLNELGYEPTPAEIAARLSMPVDKVRKVMKIAKEPISLQNPVGDDDGSYLGDFIEDPNAILPLDAAIQSNLREVTTRVLATLTPREERVLRMRFGIGMNTDHTLEEVGQQFNVTRERIRQIESKALRKLKHPTRSKRLSSFRSGSRKHNNSSESAFGG, from the coding sequence ATGACAGAAGTGAAAAAGAATATAGATGAAAAAGGCGAAGCAGTTGATAACTTAGTTAAATCAGCCAAAGCAAAAGGTAAGGCAGTTACTTACTATGATATAAACAAAGTTATTCCAATTACTAATAATATATCAGTAAATGATCTAGAAAAGGTAATATCAAAGTTTTCTGAGGCTGGAGTTGATATTATAGAAGGCGATGAAGATGAGATTAAACTTGATATTAATGTAGATGAAGAATTTAAACTATCTAATAATGTTGATAACGAGCCTGAAGATGACAGTGAAGAAGAAAATATAGGCTCAACCGATGATCCAGTAAGATTATATTTACGAGATATGGGCGGAGTAGGGCTCTTTTCTCGTGAGGCTGAAATAGAAGTAGCTCAAGATATTGAGGAAGGCAAAGAAATAATGGTTAAATCACTTTGTGAAAATCCAATATCGATGAAGTTCTTTATTAAATGGCATGAAGATTTAGCTAATGAGAAAATACTACTTAGGGATTTGATTGATTTAGAAGCTAATATGGTTCACGAATATTGTAGTAATTCTGAAGAAAATCATAATAACGATCTGGAATCAGACAATGAAGAGCATGAAGAAGCTAGTAATTTATCAATAGCTACTATTGAATTACAGTTATTACCTGCTGTTATCAAGCGTATGGAGAAAATTGCTAAACTTTCTGAAGAGTTGTTAGTTGAAGCAAAAAAACATTATGCCCGTTATCCTCAACCTAAGGGGTTGCAAGATAATAAAAAATATGCCAAAAATTTACATTTAATAATTGTTGAGATTTCTGGCATCCATTTCCATTCTAAAAGGACGGAGGAAATTCTTAATAGGATATATAGTTTGAATAGAGAATTAGTAAATAAAGAAGGAAATTTTCTTAAATTAGCTGAAAAATATGGCGTAACTCGTCAATCTTTCCTAAGTGAATATATGGGAGCAGTAATTGATGAGAATTGGAAAAGGCAAATGCAAAAAAATAAGAATGCTAATTGGAGGAACTTCCTTGCTAAAGAATCTGATGTCACGGATCAAATGATTAGCGAATTAAGAAGCATGGAAATGATTAGCGGTTTGCCAATTATTGAATTTAAAAAATTAGTGCATACCATACAAAAGGGTGAAAGACAGGTTCTTCGGGCAAAAAAAGCTATGATAGAAGCTAATCTTCGTCTAGTTATCTCGATTGCTAAAAAATATGCAAATCGTGGATTGCAGTTTTTAGATTTAATTCAGGAAGGAAATATTGGATTAATGAAGGCTGTTGATAAATTTGAATATCGTCGGGGGTATAAATTTTCTACTTATGCTACTTGGTGGATTAGGCAAGCTATTACTAGAGCCATTGCTGATCAAGCTAGAACCATACGTATTCCTGTACATATGATTGAAACGATTAACAAAATTATCCGTACTTCTAGGCAGATGCTGAACGAACTAGGTTATGAACCAACTCCAGCAGAAATTGCTGCTCGCCTTTCTATGCCAGTTGATAAAGTACGTAAAGTGATGAAGATAGCTAAAGAGCCAATTAGCTTGCAAAATCCAGTAGGAGATGATGATGGTAGTTATTTGGGAGACTTTATTGAAGACCCAAATGCTATATTACCACTTGATGCAGCAATTCAATCGAACTTACGAGAGGTTACCACTAGAGTATTAGCAACTCTTACTCCTCGTGAAGAAAGGGTTCTAAGAATGAGATTTGGTATAGGGATGAATACTGATCATACTTTGGAAGAAGTAGGGCAGCAATTCAATGTTACTAGGGAACGTATTAGGCAAATAGAATCCAAAGCACTGCGTAAATTAAAACATCCGACTAGATCTAAAAGACTTAGTAGCTTCCGGAGTGGTTCTAGAAAGCACAACAATTCTTCAGAATCTGCTTTTGGCGGCTAA
- a CDS encoding phosphatidylserine decarboxylase, with amino-acid sequence MKQYNDLSKIIHREGYIFIVSFAVVTFLLFTVHNTFGYVGLVMTVWCIYFFRNPDRFTPISDDLVVSPADGIVHKITEAVPPIELGLGDQEMIRVSIFLNIFNVHVNRIPANGKILSLHYNPGKFFNASLDKASIYNERQSVLMETNSGHKIAFVQIAGLIARRILCDLEEDTEVRIGDRYGIIRFGSRADVYLPLKTALCVTEGQTAVGGETIIADFRVKKTSELKFERR; translated from the coding sequence ATGAAGCAATATAACGATTTGTCGAAGATTATTCATCGAGAAGGCTACATATTTATTGTAAGCTTTGCAGTGGTAACTTTTTTACTTTTTACTGTCCATAATACCTTTGGGTATGTAGGGTTGGTTATGACAGTTTGGTGTATATATTTTTTTAGAAATCCAGATCGCTTTACCCCTATTAGTGACGATTTGGTGGTCAGTCCAGCAGATGGAATAGTACATAAAATAACTGAAGCAGTTCCACCGATAGAACTTGGTCTTGGTGATCAGGAAATGATTAGAGTTAGCATTTTTTTGAATATTTTTAATGTTCATGTAAATCGTATTCCGGCTAATGGCAAGATTTTATCTCTACATTATAATCCGGGAAAGTTTTTTAATGCTTCTCTTGATAAAGCAAGTATCTATAACGAGCGTCAATCTGTTCTAATGGAGACAAATAGTGGTCATAAAATTGCTTTTGTCCAAATAGCAGGATTAATAGCCAGAAGGATATTATGTGACTTAGAAGAAGATACTGAGGTTAGAATTGGTGATAGATATGGTATTATCCGTTTTGGTAGTAGAGCGGACGTTTATTTGCCACTTAAAACCGCCCTTTGTGTTACTGAAGGGCAAACTGCAGTTGGGGGAGAAACTATTATTGCTGATTTTAGGGTCAAAAAAACATCTGAACTTAAATTTGAAAGAAGGTGA
- a CDS encoding M48 family metallopeptidase, whose amino-acid sequence MNNQPQLIPNFITLDKLGYGIDIPIRCSNKAKRIAIKINHKGAELVLPNKNFYTGYKFLLDKESWIRRNLPDYSKQDPVDNNTITVFDRIYSLLHIDADYNKVQIGEDIIQIYSLPSQHKSTLTRFLQDKLLLEAVNLVTFLGKKHNINFSKIKITNNKNKWGSCSSNAVLAFNWRLIFAPKKILKYLVVHEICHIMEMNHSKHFWHLVARLYPDYKLARLWLKENGNKLYQYLQ is encoded by the coding sequence ATGAATAATCAGCCGCAATTAATACCGAATTTTATTACTTTAGATAAGCTAGGTTATGGTATTGACATTCCAATAAGGTGTAGTAATAAAGCCAAACGCATTGCCATTAAAATAAACCACAAAGGAGCTGAATTAGTTCTGCCTAATAAAAATTTTTATACAGGATATAAATTTTTATTAGACAAAGAATCTTGGATAAGACGGAATTTACCAGACTATTCAAAACAAGACCCTGTAGATAATAATACTATAACAGTCTTTGACAGAATATACTCATTACTACATATTGATGCAGATTATAATAAAGTACAAATAGGAGAGGATATTATTCAGATATATTCTCTACCTTCTCAACACAAAAGCACCTTAACAAGATTCTTGCAAGATAAATTGTTACTAGAAGCAGTAAACCTAGTGACTTTTCTAGGCAAAAAACATAATATAAATTTTAGTAAAATAAAAATTACCAATAATAAGAACAAATGGGGGAGTTGTTCCAGTAATGCTGTACTTGCTTTTAATTGGCGACTTATTTTTGCTCCAAAAAAAATATTAAAATACTTAGTGGTACATGAAATATGTCATATAATGGAAATGAATCACAGTAAACATTTTTGGCATTTAGTGGCAAGACTTTATCCGGATTATAAGTTGGCTAGATTATGGCTTAAGGAAAATGGCAATAAATTGTATCAATATCTACAATAG
- a CDS encoding CDP-alcohol phosphatidyltransferase family protein, protein MIRIRKVRITKPIPFIKLLPNFITLLGLVIGISAIKFGLDGIWERAVYCTLVAAIIDGIDGRIARMLNATSPFGAELDSLCDFANFGVVPACLVYLWSFQQYEYKVFSWGTILLFIVCMALRLARFNTAIFHEANNKKLEYFFTGVPAPCGALLALIPMILDFEVSGILGINIRTHTIIIGLYIVVIAFLLASRLPTFSTKNIKIKHEYLSLAMMVFAVIIISLIIYPWYLLPFIASIYILSIPICCFISKKI, encoded by the coding sequence TTGATTAGAATACGCAAAGTTAGAATAACAAAACCAATTCCGTTTATAAAATTGCTTCCTAATTTTATTACTTTATTGGGTCTTGTGATTGGTATTAGTGCCATTAAATTTGGATTGGATGGTATATGGGAAAGGGCTGTATATTGTACCTTAGTTGCTGCTATAATAGATGGAATTGATGGTAGGATAGCACGGATGCTAAATGCTACTAGTCCGTTTGGTGCTGAACTGGACTCATTATGTGATTTTGCTAATTTTGGGGTAGTGCCGGCTTGTCTTGTATATTTATGGTCTTTTCAACAATATGAATATAAAGTATTTTCATGGGGAACTATATTGCTATTTATCGTATGTATGGCATTAAGGCTTGCGAGATTTAACACTGCTATTTTTCATGAGGCAAATAATAAGAAGTTAGAATATTTTTTTACTGGTGTACCTGCTCCTTGTGGAGCTTTACTTGCTCTAATTCCCATGATTCTAGATTTTGAAGTGAGTGGCATTTTAGGTATCAATATTCGTACCCATACCATTATAATAGGCTTATATATTGTGGTAATTGCTTTTTTACTGGCTAGTAGGTTGCCAACATTTTCGACAAAAAATATTAAGATAAAACACGAATATTTATCATTAGCCATGATGGTGTTTGCTGTTATCATCATAAGTCTTATTATATATCCATGGTATTTATTACCATTCATTGCCTCTATATATATTTTGTCTATACCAATTTGCTGTTTTATTAGTAAGAAAATTTAA
- the dnaG gene encoding DNA primase produces the protein MRIPLEFYELLRTRINLSDIVRQRVVLTKKSGNYLGLCPFHVEKSPSFTVNDAKRFYYCFGCTVHGDVIKFVASLSGLSYKEAAIKLANDYGIELPKLTVEQQKLHEESDELLDILEMAERFFTSQLSQEVCNYLRDRGISKEAIKEFSIGFAPPAKELQKFFEKKSISLKKLQKAGLVGKGNDGTMYEIFYNRIIFPIRNIYNKVIGFGGRVIGNGLPKYLNSPETILFQKNETLYGENNAISVAYKKNHSILVEGYLDVIALHQAGFKEAVASLGTAVTENHLQKLWRAGDEIALCLDGDMAGIKATQRVINLVLPLINGNKKISFVMLPGGSDPNDIINKDGAGGFAKIFDKRINLSEMIWRSEYEGKKFVTPEDKAILEKNLEDYCKQIKDRTLSHNYYRYFKEQIWQNLIKRQSKGVAKNSNVIFSAPDYSEIEMLEQVFCMMLVKFPEIVNKQEIKGFLLTLHFQNGTLEAFRDWYFAEIISNDIFDQENIIDLAEKAGFYETFSLLSKSNNLFLDLSFNKNDIDSDLLWQWLHKKHHLVLLKQEYSSIIQNGTDEELKKAMLYREEIMRVSKELYNLNESFTN, from the coding sequence ATGAGAATTCCATTAGAATTTTATGAACTTCTTAGAACTCGGATTAATTTATCGGATATTGTTAGGCAAAGAGTAGTTTTAACTAAAAAATCTGGGAATTACTTGGGTCTATGTCCTTTTCATGTTGAAAAATCTCCATCATTTACTGTAAATGATGCCAAGAGGTTCTATTACTGTTTTGGCTGCACTGTTCACGGAGATGTTATAAAATTTGTTGCTAGCCTTAGTGGTTTATCTTACAAAGAAGCAGCTATTAAACTTGCCAATGATTATGGCATTGAATTGCCTAAATTAACCGTAGAGCAACAAAAACTGCATGAAGAATCGGATGAACTACTTGATATCTTAGAGATGGCAGAAAGGTTTTTTACCTCACAATTGTCACAAGAAGTGTGTAATTATTTACGTGATCGCGGTATTAGTAAAGAGGCAATTAAGGAATTTTCCATTGGTTTTGCTCCTCCGGCTAAGGAATTGCAGAAATTTTTTGAAAAAAAATCAATATCTTTGAAAAAACTTCAAAAAGCAGGCTTAGTGGGCAAGGGAAATGATGGTACAATGTATGAGATATTTTATAACCGGATCATTTTTCCGATTAGGAATATTTATAACAAGGTAATTGGGTTCGGGGGACGAGTAATTGGTAATGGATTGCCTAAATATTTAAATTCTCCGGAAACCATATTATTTCAGAAAAATGAAACATTATATGGAGAGAATAATGCGATTAGTGTTGCTTATAAGAAAAACCATTCAATCTTGGTTGAGGGGTACTTAGATGTTATTGCCTTGCACCAGGCTGGTTTTAAAGAGGCAGTAGCAAGTCTTGGTACTGCGGTTACAGAGAATCATTTGCAGAAATTATGGCGTGCCGGAGATGAAATAGCACTTTGTTTAGATGGTGATATGGCGGGGATAAAAGCTACTCAGCGAGTAATTAACCTAGTATTGCCGTTGATAAATGGTAATAAGAAAATTTCCTTTGTGATGTTACCTGGCGGCAGTGATCCTAATGATATTATCAATAAAGATGGGGCAGGGGGCTTTGCCAAAATTTTTGATAAAAGGATTAATCTATCCGAAATGATTTGGCGTTCCGAATATGAAGGTAAGAAGTTTGTAACCCCGGAAGATAAAGCTATTTTGGAAAAAAATCTTGAAGATTATTGTAAGCAAATAAAAGATAGGACTCTCAGCCATAATTACTATAGATATTTTAAAGAGCAAATATGGCAAAATTTAATTAAACGCCAAAGTAAAGGGGTTGCAAAAAATTCAAATGTAATATTTTCAGCTCCGGACTATTCAGAAATTGAGATGTTAGAACAAGTTTTTTGTATGATGTTAGTAAAATTTCCAGAGATAGTTAACAAGCAAGAAATAAAGGGTTTTTTATTAACGTTACATTTTCAAAATGGTACGCTTGAAGCTTTTCGTGATTGGTATTTTGCAGAGATTATTAGCAATGATATATTCGATCAGGAGAATATTATTGATTTGGCAGAAAAAGCTGGATTTTATGAGACTTTTTCGCTATTGTCGAAATCTAATAATCTATTTCTAGATTTATCATTTAACAAGAATGATATAGATTCTGACTTGCTTTGGCAATGGTTGCATAAAAAACATCACCTAGTACTATTAAAACAAGAATATAGTTCCATTATTCAAAATGGAACGGATGAAGAATTGAAAAAAGCTATGCTATACCGAGAAGAAATTATGAGGGTCTCTAAAGAACTTTATAATTTAAACGAATCTTTTACTAATTGA
- a CDS encoding inositol monophosphatase family protein — translation MQQPITSLLITASRKAVKFLHRDFLELEMLQRSSKGNYDFCNKAYVKAQDLLRNELQKYTSALFFPEDKFKLDNSEEMVLLINPLDGFSNLEKSLPFFAVSITCLKKINQILTTICTVINFPALDEIYYVEKGRGVWSENNTTGNSRLRVSGCASVDNFLIATDDLNINPVFLKNARVFGCHCYGMLLLTTGKIDAVYFSSLNYTLKAGFDLIIREAGGAIINNDEMFVATNYELSKKFEHLLAEK, via the coding sequence ATGCAACAACCTATAACTAGCTTACTTATTACTGCGTCACGTAAAGCTGTTAAATTTTTGCATAGAGATTTTTTGGAACTAGAAATGCTTCAAAGATCTAGTAAGGGAAACTATGATTTTTGCAATAAGGCTTATGTTAAAGCACAAGATTTATTACGTAATGAGTTGCAAAAATATACAAGTGCGTTATTCTTTCCAGAGGATAAGTTTAAACTAGATAATAGTGAAGAGATGGTTTTACTAATAAATCCGCTGGATGGTTTTAGTAATTTAGAAAAGAGCCTACCATTTTTTGCTGTATCTATAACGTGTTTAAAGAAGATTAATCAAATTTTAACTACGATATGTACGGTGATAAATTTTCCAGCTCTTGATGAGATTTATTATGTTGAAAAAGGCAGAGGGGTATGGTCAGAAAATAATACTACTGGTAATAGTAGATTGAGGGTTTCTGGTTGTGCTAGTGTTGATAATTTTTTAATCGCTACCGATGACCTTAATATCAACCCAGTTTTTTTGAAAAATGCTAGGGTTTTTGGTTGTCACTGCTATGGAATGTTACTACTAACAACTGGTAAGATCGATGCTGTTTATTTTTCATCATTAAATTACACTTTAAAAGCCGGTTTTGATCTAATCATCCGAGAAGCAGGTGGAGCGATAATAAATAATGATGAAATGTTTGTTGCTACTAATTATGAACTTTCTAAGAAATTTGAACATTTATTAGCAGAAAAATAG
- a CDS encoding helix-turn-helix domain-containing protein, with protein sequence MVNLQTKLNSLMIQKNINAVEIEKKTGISRNTVYSILYGSSKNPSATNLQLIAKALDVNLEALVVDNEVNLEVMTVDQMKIFSKATSLTINILTERNLNFSFSNLTALIKEVYEYALKKQSVDNTFIDWMIDKYHKP encoded by the coding sequence ATGGTAAACTTACAAACCAAACTTAACTCATTAATGATTCAAAAAAATATCAACGCTGTAGAGATAGAGAAGAAAACTGGAATAAGTAGAAATACTGTTTACAGTATTTTGTACGGTAGTTCAAAAAACCCTAGTGCTACTAATTTACAATTAATTGCTAAGGCATTAGATGTTAATTTGGAAGCTCTTGTTGTTGATAACGAAGTAAACCTTGAGGTGATGACTGTTGATCAGATGAAAATCTTTAGCAAAGCCACTAGCTTAACTATTAATATATTAACTGAGAGAAATTTAAACTTTTCATTTAGCAATCTTACAGCCCTAATAAAAGAAGTATATGAATATGCTCTAAAAAAGCAGTCTGTTGATAATACATTTATAGATTGGATGATTGATAAATATCATAAACCTTAA